The nucleotide window ATCCCCTGACGGTGGAAGCCCGGCACGGGGGATCCCGCCATCGACGAAGGGGGCACACATGGGGAAGCACGGTGACGGCAAGGGCGGCACGGACGGCGACAAGCAGCAGAGTCCGAAGGAGTCCGACGGCCGGTGGACCAAGCCGGTGACCGACCCGCCGAAGAAGTAGGGGGCGCGCCATGTCCTCGCCGGACCGGCTGGTGGAAATCCTGCGCAACAAGGGCGCGTTGACGCCCCAGTGGGCCCCGTCCGTCGCCGCGGTCGACCGGGCGCACTTCGTCCCGGACACCTTCGAGGTGGGGGAGCGCACGGTCTCCCGCTCCGCGGACGAGGAGGAGTGGCGGCGGATGGTCTACGCCGACCTGCCCCTCGTCACCCAGCACAACGACGGCCGGGCCGCCTCCGGTCAGGTCCCCGTCCCGACCTGCTCGACGTCCATGCCCTCCCTGATGCTCGACATGGCCTCGGTCGTCCGGGACGGCGACGCGGTACTGGAGATCGGCACCGGCACCGGCTACCACGCCGCCTGGCTGGCCCACCGGCTCGGCGAGGACCGCACCACCACCATCGAGACCGACAAGGCCCTGCACGACCTCGCCCGCGACAACCTCGCCCGGGCCGGTCTGCGTCCCCATATGGAGTGCGGCGACGGTCTGGCCGGCGTCCCCGGGCGCGCGCCCTTCGACCGCACCATCGCCACCTGCACGGTGCGCGACATCCCCTACGCCTGGGTGGCACAGACCGCGCCGGGCGGCACGATCCTCACCCCGTGGGGCTCCTCGTTCCACTCCTTCTCGTTCGCGACCCTGACCGTCCGCGACGGGCGGGCCACCGGCCGCTTCATCGGCC belongs to Streptomyces sp. NBC_01454 and includes:
- a CDS encoding methyltransferase domain-containing protein — translated: MSSPDRLVEILRNKGALTPQWAPSVAAVDRAHFVPDTFEVGERTVSRSADEEEWRRMVYADLPLVTQHNDGRAASGQVPVPTCSTSMPSLMLDMASVVRDGDAVLEIGTGTGYHAAWLAHRLGEDRTTTIETDKALHDLARDNLARAGLRPHMECGDGLAGVPGRAPFDRTIATCTVRDIPYAWVAQTAPGGTILTPWGSSFHSFSFATLTVRDGRATGRFIGRPAFMWARQQRRSYGRIRDWYHGEEGERATTTVDPRILEDDLHARFAVGLRVRDAWPLLCPADDGSDEATYWLFDDARTSWATVEYVPGRDTYETEQHGPRRLWDEVEAAYRAWTAQGSPPRHHYRITVTPEGQRVSL